Proteins from a single region of Budorcas taxicolor isolate Tak-1 chromosome 11, Takin1.1, whole genome shotgun sequence:
- the SLC17A4 gene encoding probable small intestine urate exporter has protein sequence MSNTIEAGTLVGGPVNNDTVNMAQVQTSRKGFCSVRHGLALILHLCNLSISTQQMNMSIALPVMVNNTALPSSPNASTERPPIDSQDNWNETLNESKAVAAVYDWSPEIQGIILSSLNYGSFLAPIPSSYMAEVFGTRYLSGTCMFITSVLALFTPLAADTGVTVLIVLRVIQGIVQVALLTSQYSIWARWAPPQERSQLITIAIAGSALGCFIIFLVGGYLCQTIGWPYVFYIFGGIGCVCSFLWFAVIYDDPVNHPFISPREKEYIICSLAQEGSPPGWSLPTKAMIKSLPLWSILIFYFSDYWHFFVQTSYLPTFITSVLEANIRDSGILSALPFASACICLVPGGLLADFLLSRKILRLNTIRKLFTAIGVLLPAVLFTSVFWVRSSFSTTIAFLTISSAIKSFSQSGALVNFMDIAPRYSALLRALTQIFSYLAGAISPMVNGFLISQDPELGWRNVFLLSAAVGVLGLIFYLIFGQAEVQDWAKCRHAPTSERTE, from the exons GCTTTTGTTCAGTTCGACATGGGCTAGCCCTTATCCTGCATCTGTGTAATCTTTCGATTTCCACCCAACAAATGAACATGAGCATTGCCTTGCCAGTTATGGTCAACAACACAGCTCTGCCCAGTTCACCCAATGCCTCCACAGAGAGGCCACCCATTGACTCCCAGGACAACTGGAACGAAACTCTGAACGAATCTAAGGCAGTG GCTGCTGTGTATGACTGGAGTCCTGAAATTCAGGGGATCATCCTCAGCTCACTCAACTATGGCTCATTCTTGGCTCCAATTCCCAGTAGCTATATGGCTGAAGTATTTGGAACCAGGTATTTGTCTGGTACCTGCATGTTTATTACCTCAGTCCTGGCCCTCTTCACTCCACTAGCAGCTGATACTGGAGTGACTGTGCTCATTGTCTTACGGGTCATCCAAGGCATAGTCCAG GTTGCATTACTAACAAGTCAGTATTCAATCTGGGCTAGATGGGCTCCACCACAAGAAAGGAGTCAACTCATCACCATTGCTATAGCAG GGTCAGCGCTGGGCTGCTTCATCATCTTCCTTGTCGGTGGTTACCTCTGCCAGACTATAGGATGGCCTTATGTCTTCTATATCTTTG gtggAATTGGCTGTGTCTGTTCTTTTCTCTGGTTTGCTGTCATTTATGATGACCCTGTGAATCATCCATTTATTAGCCCTAGAGAGAAGGAATATATCATCTGTTCACTGGCTCAAGAG GGTTCTCCACCAGGCTGGTCTCTTCCCACAAAAGCTATGATCAAATCGCTACCACTTTGGAGCATTCTCATCTTTTACTTCAGTGATTACTGGCATTTTTTTGTCCAGACGTCATACTTACCAACATTCATCACCTCTGTACTTGAAGCTAACATCAGAGAT AGTGGGATACTGTCAGCCCTGCCGTTTGCTTCTGCCTGTATCTGTCTTGTCCCTGGAGGTCTACTGGCAGATTTTCTCCTCTCCAGAAAAATCCTCAGACTCAATACCATCAGGAAACTCTTCACTGCTATAG GGGTTCTCCTCCCAGCTGTGCTCTTCACATCTGTTTTCTGGGTTAGATCCAGCTTCAGCACCACTATAGCCTTCTTGACAATATCTTCTGCCATCAAAAGCTTCTCCCAATCAGGAGCCCTTGTCAACTTCATGGATATTGCTCCTCG GTACAGTGCCTTACTCAGGGCACTAACACAGATCTTTTCTTACCTGGCAGGAGCCATTTCTCCCATGGTCAATGGATTTTTGATCAGTCAG GATCCAGAGCTTGGTTGGAGAAATGTCTTCTTACTTTCAGCTGCTGTGGGCGTATTAGGCCTGATTTTCTACCTCATTTTCGGCCAAGCAGAAGTGCAAGACTGGGCTAAATGCAGACATGCACCCACTTCTGAGCGAACCGAGTGA